The following are encoded together in the Bombus pascuorum chromosome 10, iyBomPasc1.1, whole genome shotgun sequence genome:
- the LOC132911310 gene encoding neprilysin-4-like isoform X4 → MKTSYVPVETLLSSRQLQRHKRDLDADQPIDYNVEKADDQNSDEDIYNFLDDYYTEVDADEVKENSEIQSNDYREYGEHTHDARKDEELRSKFFTYDNIEERSQDESDEGEQGGRHSISVDDSDTSLPIVDDQNDDDTGTDFHAFWKGEGNAWAIREAQAKIMLKYMDRSADPCEDFYQFACGNWAKHNPIPKDKAAYDTFEMIRESLDSVLKELLEDPIPKGLQLYTDDATLKAKYLYRSCMNYEILEQRMERPLIQLLDELGGWPILRPNWDPEKFDWLLLVAQLRLYNNDILISEWVAPDIKNSDQYVIQFDQTSLGLPTRDYFLQPSNTIYLKAYKNYLIKISTLLGASLQNATIDADELIEFETKLAKITSSPDERRNVSELYQRMSIGELRTLVPQINWHRYLTIVLARPTNVSEPVVVYALQYIQDLVNLLSKTSPRTIANYLLWRFVRHRVNNLDDRFQEAKQKFYYILFGREQAPSRWKNCVAQVNSNMGMAVGSMFVKKYFDEKSKNDTLAMTRDIQRSFRELLNQTTWIDDETKELATEKVNAMLLRIGYPDFILQPELLNERYKDVVIRPDKYFENTLNILQHLTRVEQDRLGSPVNKTLWNTAPAVVNAYYSRSKNRIMFPAGILQPPFYHRYFPRSLNYGGIGVVIGHEITHGFDDKGRLFDKDGNLHRWWKDEAIYGFHERAQCLIDQYSHYIVSEVGMQIDGMNTQGENIADNGGIKQAFRAYERWLRANGDADETLPGINATGKQLFFLNFAQVWCGSMRPEATRNKLKTAVHSPGKFRVIGTLSNSEDFAEVFYCPLGAPMNPVNKCSVW, encoded by the exons ATGAAAACTAGCTACGTGCCAGTGGAGACTCTACTTTCGTCAAGGCAGCTACAACGACACAAGAGAGACCTAGACGCG GATCAACCGATAGACTACAACGTTGAGAAAGCAGACGATCAAAATTCCGACGAAGACATCTACAACTTCCTGGATGATTATTACACCGAGGTGGACGCCGACGAGGTCAAGGAGAACTCTGAAATACAAAGCAACGACTATCGAGA GTATGGCGAGCATACGCACGACGCGCGTAAGGACGAAGAACTGCGCTCCAAGTTCTTCACGTACGACAATATCGAAGAGCGTTCTCAGGACGAATCAGACGAGGGTGAACAAGGTGGTAGACACTCGATTTCCGTCGACGATTCGGACACCAGTCTGCCAATCGTCGACGATCAAAACGACGACGACACTGGCACGGATTTCCACGCGTTTTGGAAAGGCGAGGGAAACGCGTGGGCCATCAGAGAAGCTCAAG CAAAAATCATGCTGAAGTACATGGACAGGAGCGCTGATCCTTGCGAGGACTTTTACCAGTTTGCTTGTGGCAATTGGGCGAAACATAATCCTATCCCTAAAGACAAAGCTGCTTACGATACCTTCGAAATGATCAGAGAATCATTGGATTCTGTGTTGAAAGAGCTTCTCGAAGATCCTATACCGAAAGGATTGCAATTGTACACGGATGACGCGACGCTCAAGGCTAAATATTTGTATCGCAGTTGCATGAACTACG AGATCTTGGAGCAACGCATGGAACGGCCGCTTATACAGCTTCTAGATGAACTCGGTGGATGGCCCATATTGAGACCAAATTGGGATCCGGAAAAGTTCGACTGGCTCCTTTTGGTTGCACAATTGAGGCTTTATAATAATGACATTCTCATTTCGGAATGGGTGGCGCCGGACATTAAAAACAGCGACCAGTACGTTATACAG TTCGATCAGACATCATTGGGTCTACCTACGAGAGACTACTTTCTCCAGCCATCGAATACCATTTACTTAAAAGCttacaagaattatttaataaaaatttccactCTCCTGGGCGCATCTTTGCAAAACGCTACTATAGACGCTGACGAATTAATAGAATTCGAAACTAAGCTCGCCAAG ATCACGTCTTCTCCCGACGAGAGAAGAAACGTTTCAGAGTTGTATCAAAGAATGAGCATCGGAGAATTAAGGACACTGGTGCCACAAATTAATTGGCATCGATATTTAACGATCGTTCTGGCACGACCAACGAATGTTTCCGAGCCAGTCGTTGTCTATGCGTTGCAGTATATTCAAGATTTGGTGAATTTGCTCTCGAAAACTAGTCCACG GACTATCGCGAATTATCTTCTATGGCGATTCGTTAGACACAGAGTAAACAACCTGGACGATCGGTTTCAAGAAGCTaagcaaaaattttattatattctgtttGGAAGGGAACAAGCACCGTCCAGATGGAAAAATTGTGTGGCACAAGTGAACTCTAACATGGGCATGGCTGTGGGCTCCATGttcgtgaaaaaatatttcgacgaaaaaagcaaaaacgat ACATTGGCCATGACTCGTGATATACAACGGTCCTTCAGAGAACTTCTAAATCAAACTACCTGGATCGATGACGAAACAAAAGAACTGGCCACCGAGAAAGTAAACGCAATGCTGTTAAGGATCGGCTATCCTGATTTCATTTTACAGCCTGAATTGTTGAACGAACGTTACAAAGAT GTCGTGATCCGTCCAGATAAGTACTTCGAGAATACGTTGAACATCTTGCAACATTTAACCAGGGTAGAACAGGATCGACTTGGTAGCCCTGTCAATAAGACCCTGTGGAACACTGCACCCGCTGTGGTCAATGCTTACTATAGTCGCAGTAAAAATAGGATAA TGTTTCCAGCTGGAATACTACAGCCGCCCTTTTATCACAGATATTTTCCACGGAGTTTAAATTACGGTGGGATCGGCGTTGTGATCGGCCATGAGATCACCCACGGCTTCGACGATAAAGGTCGATTATTCGATAAGGATGGTAATCTACATAGATGGTGGAAAGACGAGGCTATTTATGGCTTTCACGAACGAGCTCAATGCCTTATCG ACCAGTACAGTCACTATATCGTGAGCGAAGTTGGAATGCAGATTGATGGAATGAATACCCAGGGCGAGAATATCGCGGATAACGGCGGTATTAAACAAGCTTTTCGA GCTTACGAAAGATGGTTACGCGCAAACGGTGACGCTGACGAAACTCTGCCAGGTATAAATGCGACTGGAAAGCAATTGTTCTTCCTGAACTTCGCGCAGGTGTGGTGTGGTTCGATGAGACCGGAAGCTACCAGGAATAAGTTGAAGACCGCCGTTCATTCACCTGGCAAGTTTCGCGTAATCGGCACCTTATCGAATTCGGAGGATTTCGCAGAAGTATTTTATTGCCCGCTGGGCGCACCTATGAATCCAGTTAACAAATGCTCCGTTTGGTGA
- the LOC132911310 gene encoding neprilysin-4-like isoform X6: protein MIITPRWTPTRSRRTLKYKATTIEKIIFFRYGEHTHDARKDEELRSKFFTYDNIEERSQDESDEGEQGGRHSISVDDSDTSLPIVDDQNDDDTGTDFHAFWKGEGNAWAIREAQAKIMLKYMDRSADPCEDFYQFACGNWAKHNPIPKDKAAYDTFEMIRESLDSVLKELLEDPIPKGLQLYTDDATLKAKYLYRSCMNYEILEQRMERPLIQLLDELGGWPILRPNWDPEKFDWLLLVAQLRLYNNDILISEWVAPDIKNSDQYVIQFDQTSLGLPTRDYFLQPSNTIYLKAYKNYLIKISTLLGASLQNATIDADELIEFETKLAKITSSPDERRNVSELYQRMSIGELRTLVPQINWHRYLTIVLARPTNVSEPVVVYALQYIQDLVNLLSKTSPRTIANYLLWRFVRHRVNNLDDRFQEAKQKFYYILFGREQAPSRWKNCVAQVNSNMGMAVGSMFVKKYFDEKSKNDTLAMTRDIQRSFRELLNQTTWIDDETKELATEKVNAMLLRIGYPDFILQPELLNERYKDVVIRPDKYFENTLNILQHLTRVEQDRLGSPVNKTLWNTAPAVVNAYYSRSKNRIMFPAGILQPPFYHRYFPRSLNYGGIGVVIGHEITHGFDDKGRLFDKDGNLHRWWKDEAIYGFHERAQCLIDQYSHYIVSEVGMQIDGMNTQGENIADNGGIKQAFRAYERWLRANGDADETLPGINATGKQLFFLNFAQVWCGSMRPEATRNKLKTAVHSPGKFRVIGTLSNSEDFAEVFYCPLGAPMNPVNKCSVW from the exons ATGATTATTACACCGAGGTGGACGCCGACGAGGTCAAGGAGAACTCTGAAATACAAAGCAACGACTATCGAGA AAATTATCTTCTTCAGGTATGGCGAGCATACGCACGACGCGCGTAAGGACGAAGAACTGCGCTCCAAGTTCTTCACGTACGACAATATCGAAGAGCGTTCTCAGGACGAATCAGACGAGGGTGAACAAGGTGGTAGACACTCGATTTCCGTCGACGATTCGGACACCAGTCTGCCAATCGTCGACGATCAAAACGACGACGACACTGGCACGGATTTCCACGCGTTTTGGAAAGGCGAGGGAAACGCGTGGGCCATCAGAGAAGCTCAAG CAAAAATCATGCTGAAGTACATGGACAGGAGCGCTGATCCTTGCGAGGACTTTTACCAGTTTGCTTGTGGCAATTGGGCGAAACATAATCCTATCCCTAAAGACAAAGCTGCTTACGATACCTTCGAAATGATCAGAGAATCATTGGATTCTGTGTTGAAAGAGCTTCTCGAAGATCCTATACCGAAAGGATTGCAATTGTACACGGATGACGCGACGCTCAAGGCTAAATATTTGTATCGCAGTTGCATGAACTACG AGATCTTGGAGCAACGCATGGAACGGCCGCTTATACAGCTTCTAGATGAACTCGGTGGATGGCCCATATTGAGACCAAATTGGGATCCGGAAAAGTTCGACTGGCTCCTTTTGGTTGCACAATTGAGGCTTTATAATAATGACATTCTCATTTCGGAATGGGTGGCGCCGGACATTAAAAACAGCGACCAGTACGTTATACAG TTCGATCAGACATCATTGGGTCTACCTACGAGAGACTACTTTCTCCAGCCATCGAATACCATTTACTTAAAAGCttacaagaattatttaataaaaatttccactCTCCTGGGCGCATCTTTGCAAAACGCTACTATAGACGCTGACGAATTAATAGAATTCGAAACTAAGCTCGCCAAG ATCACGTCTTCTCCCGACGAGAGAAGAAACGTTTCAGAGTTGTATCAAAGAATGAGCATCGGAGAATTAAGGACACTGGTGCCACAAATTAATTGGCATCGATATTTAACGATCGTTCTGGCACGACCAACGAATGTTTCCGAGCCAGTCGTTGTCTATGCGTTGCAGTATATTCAAGATTTGGTGAATTTGCTCTCGAAAACTAGTCCACG GACTATCGCGAATTATCTTCTATGGCGATTCGTTAGACACAGAGTAAACAACCTGGACGATCGGTTTCAAGAAGCTaagcaaaaattttattatattctgtttGGAAGGGAACAAGCACCGTCCAGATGGAAAAATTGTGTGGCACAAGTGAACTCTAACATGGGCATGGCTGTGGGCTCCATGttcgtgaaaaaatatttcgacgaaaaaagcaaaaacgat ACATTGGCCATGACTCGTGATATACAACGGTCCTTCAGAGAACTTCTAAATCAAACTACCTGGATCGATGACGAAACAAAAGAACTGGCCACCGAGAAAGTAAACGCAATGCTGTTAAGGATCGGCTATCCTGATTTCATTTTACAGCCTGAATTGTTGAACGAACGTTACAAAGAT GTCGTGATCCGTCCAGATAAGTACTTCGAGAATACGTTGAACATCTTGCAACATTTAACCAGGGTAGAACAGGATCGACTTGGTAGCCCTGTCAATAAGACCCTGTGGAACACTGCACCCGCTGTGGTCAATGCTTACTATAGTCGCAGTAAAAATAGGATAA TGTTTCCAGCTGGAATACTACAGCCGCCCTTTTATCACAGATATTTTCCACGGAGTTTAAATTACGGTGGGATCGGCGTTGTGATCGGCCATGAGATCACCCACGGCTTCGACGATAAAGGTCGATTATTCGATAAGGATGGTAATCTACATAGATGGTGGAAAGACGAGGCTATTTATGGCTTTCACGAACGAGCTCAATGCCTTATCG ACCAGTACAGTCACTATATCGTGAGCGAAGTTGGAATGCAGATTGATGGAATGAATACCCAGGGCGAGAATATCGCGGATAACGGCGGTATTAAACAAGCTTTTCGA GCTTACGAAAGATGGTTACGCGCAAACGGTGACGCTGACGAAACTCTGCCAGGTATAAATGCGACTGGAAAGCAATTGTTCTTCCTGAACTTCGCGCAGGTGTGGTGTGGTTCGATGAGACCGGAAGCTACCAGGAATAAGTTGAAGACCGCCGTTCATTCACCTGGCAAGTTTCGCGTAATCGGCACCTTATCGAATTCGGAGGATTTCGCAGAAGTATTTTATTGCCCGCTGGGCGCACCTATGAATCCAGTTAACAAATGCTCCGTTTGGTGA
- the LOC132911310 gene encoding neprilysin-4-like isoform X5, which yields MIITPRWTPTRSRRTLKYKATTIESMASIRTTRVRTKNCAPSSSRTTISKSVLRTNQTRVNKVVDTRFPSTIRTPVCQSSTIKTTTTLARISTRFGKARETRGPSEKLKKQIFAAAKIMLKYMDRSADPCEDFYQFACGNWAKHNPIPKDKAAYDTFEMIRESLDSVLKELLEDPIPKGLQLYTDDATLKAKYLYRSCMNYEILEQRMERPLIQLLDELGGWPILRPNWDPEKFDWLLLVAQLRLYNNDILISEWVAPDIKNSDQYVIQFDQTSLGLPTRDYFLQPSNTIYLKAYKNYLIKISTLLGASLQNATIDADELIEFETKLAKITSSPDERRNVSELYQRMSIGELRTLVPQINWHRYLTIVLARPTNVSEPVVVYALQYIQDLVNLLSKTSPRTIANYLLWRFVRHRVNNLDDRFQEAKQKFYYILFGREQAPSRWKNCVAQVNSNMGMAVGSMFVKKYFDEKSKNDTLAMTRDIQRSFRELLNQTTWIDDETKELATEKVNAMLLRIGYPDFILQPELLNERYKDVVIRPDKYFENTLNILQHLTRVEQDRLGSPVNKTLWNTAPAVVNAYYSRSKNRIMFPAGILQPPFYHRYFPRSLNYGGIGVVIGHEITHGFDDKGRLFDKDGNLHRWWKDEAIYGFHERAQCLIDQYSHYIVSEVGMQIDGMNTQGENIADNGGIKQAFRAYERWLRANGDADETLPGINATGKQLFFLNFAQVWCGSMRPEATRNKLKTAVHSPGKFRVIGTLSNSEDFAEVFYCPLGAPMNPVNKCSVW from the exons ATGATTATTACACCGAGGTGGACGCCGACGAGGTCAAGGAGAACTCTGAAATACAAAGCAACGACTATCGAGA GTATGGCGAGCATACGCACGACGCGCGTAAGGACGAAGAACTGCGCTCCAAGTTCTTCACGTACGACAATATCGAAGAGCGTTCTCAGGACGAATCAGACGAGGGTGAACAAGGTGGTAGACACTCGATTTCCGTCGACGATTCGGACACCAGTCTGCCAATCGTCGACGATCAAAACGACGACGACACTGGCACGGATTTCCACGCGTTTTGGAAAGGCGAGGGAAACGCGTGGGCCATCAGAGAAGCTCAAG AAACAGATATTCGCCGCAGCAAAAATCATGCTGAAGTACATGGACAGGAGCGCTGATCCTTGCGAGGACTTTTACCAGTTTGCTTGTGGCAATTGGGCGAAACATAATCCTATCCCTAAAGACAAAGCTGCTTACGATACCTTCGAAATGATCAGAGAATCATTGGATTCTGTGTTGAAAGAGCTTCTCGAAGATCCTATACCGAAAGGATTGCAATTGTACACGGATGACGCGACGCTCAAGGCTAAATATTTGTATCGCAGTTGCATGAACTACG AGATCTTGGAGCAACGCATGGAACGGCCGCTTATACAGCTTCTAGATGAACTCGGTGGATGGCCCATATTGAGACCAAATTGGGATCCGGAAAAGTTCGACTGGCTCCTTTTGGTTGCACAATTGAGGCTTTATAATAATGACATTCTCATTTCGGAATGGGTGGCGCCGGACATTAAAAACAGCGACCAGTACGTTATACAG TTCGATCAGACATCATTGGGTCTACCTACGAGAGACTACTTTCTCCAGCCATCGAATACCATTTACTTAAAAGCttacaagaattatttaataaaaatttccactCTCCTGGGCGCATCTTTGCAAAACGCTACTATAGACGCTGACGAATTAATAGAATTCGAAACTAAGCTCGCCAAG ATCACGTCTTCTCCCGACGAGAGAAGAAACGTTTCAGAGTTGTATCAAAGAATGAGCATCGGAGAATTAAGGACACTGGTGCCACAAATTAATTGGCATCGATATTTAACGATCGTTCTGGCACGACCAACGAATGTTTCCGAGCCAGTCGTTGTCTATGCGTTGCAGTATATTCAAGATTTGGTGAATTTGCTCTCGAAAACTAGTCCACG GACTATCGCGAATTATCTTCTATGGCGATTCGTTAGACACAGAGTAAACAACCTGGACGATCGGTTTCAAGAAGCTaagcaaaaattttattatattctgtttGGAAGGGAACAAGCACCGTCCAGATGGAAAAATTGTGTGGCACAAGTGAACTCTAACATGGGCATGGCTGTGGGCTCCATGttcgtgaaaaaatatttcgacgaaaaaagcaaaaacgat ACATTGGCCATGACTCGTGATATACAACGGTCCTTCAGAGAACTTCTAAATCAAACTACCTGGATCGATGACGAAACAAAAGAACTGGCCACCGAGAAAGTAAACGCAATGCTGTTAAGGATCGGCTATCCTGATTTCATTTTACAGCCTGAATTGTTGAACGAACGTTACAAAGAT GTCGTGATCCGTCCAGATAAGTACTTCGAGAATACGTTGAACATCTTGCAACATTTAACCAGGGTAGAACAGGATCGACTTGGTAGCCCTGTCAATAAGACCCTGTGGAACACTGCACCCGCTGTGGTCAATGCTTACTATAGTCGCAGTAAAAATAGGATAA TGTTTCCAGCTGGAATACTACAGCCGCCCTTTTATCACAGATATTTTCCACGGAGTTTAAATTACGGTGGGATCGGCGTTGTGATCGGCCATGAGATCACCCACGGCTTCGACGATAAAGGTCGATTATTCGATAAGGATGGTAATCTACATAGATGGTGGAAAGACGAGGCTATTTATGGCTTTCACGAACGAGCTCAATGCCTTATCG ACCAGTACAGTCACTATATCGTGAGCGAAGTTGGAATGCAGATTGATGGAATGAATACCCAGGGCGAGAATATCGCGGATAACGGCGGTATTAAACAAGCTTTTCGA GCTTACGAAAGATGGTTACGCGCAAACGGTGACGCTGACGAAACTCTGCCAGGTATAAATGCGACTGGAAAGCAATTGTTCTTCCTGAACTTCGCGCAGGTGTGGTGTGGTTCGATGAGACCGGAAGCTACCAGGAATAAGTTGAAGACCGCCGTTCATTCACCTGGCAAGTTTCGCGTAATCGGCACCTTATCGAATTCGGAGGATTTCGCAGAAGTATTTTATTGCCCGCTGGGCGCACCTATGAATCCAGTTAACAAATGCTCCGTTTGGTGA
- the LOC132911310 gene encoding neprilysin-4-like isoform X7, translating into MIITPRWTPTRSRRTLKYKATTIESMASIRTTRVRTKNCAPSSSRTTISKSVLRTNQTRVNKVVDTRFPSTIRTPVCQSSTIKTTTTLARISTRFGKARETRGPSEKLKIFAAAKIMLKYMDRSADPCEDFYQFACGNWAKHNPIPKDKAAYDTFEMIRESLDSVLKELLEDPIPKGLQLYTDDATLKAKYLYRSCMNYEILEQRMERPLIQLLDELGGWPILRPNWDPEKFDWLLLVAQLRLYNNDILISEWVAPDIKNSDQYVIQFDQTSLGLPTRDYFLQPSNTIYLKAYKNYLIKISTLLGASLQNATIDADELIEFETKLAKITSSPDERRNVSELYQRMSIGELRTLVPQINWHRYLTIVLARPTNVSEPVVVYALQYIQDLVNLLSKTSPRTIANYLLWRFVRHRVNNLDDRFQEAKQKFYYILFGREQAPSRWKNCVAQVNSNMGMAVGSMFVKKYFDEKSKNDTLAMTRDIQRSFRELLNQTTWIDDETKELATEKVNAMLLRIGYPDFILQPELLNERYKDVVIRPDKYFENTLNILQHLTRVEQDRLGSPVNKTLWNTAPAVVNAYYSRSKNRIMFPAGILQPPFYHRYFPRSLNYGGIGVVIGHEITHGFDDKGRLFDKDGNLHRWWKDEAIYGFHERAQCLIDQYSHYIVSEVGMQIDGMNTQGENIADNGGIKQAFRAYERWLRANGDADETLPGINATGKQLFFLNFAQVWCGSMRPEATRNKLKTAVHSPGKFRVIGTLSNSEDFAEVFYCPLGAPMNPVNKCSVW; encoded by the exons ATGATTATTACACCGAGGTGGACGCCGACGAGGTCAAGGAGAACTCTGAAATACAAAGCAACGACTATCGAGA GTATGGCGAGCATACGCACGACGCGCGTAAGGACGAAGAACTGCGCTCCAAGTTCTTCACGTACGACAATATCGAAGAGCGTTCTCAGGACGAATCAGACGAGGGTGAACAAGGTGGTAGACACTCGATTTCCGTCGACGATTCGGACACCAGTCTGCCAATCGTCGACGATCAAAACGACGACGACACTGGCACGGATTTCCACGCGTTTTGGAAAGGCGAGGGAAACGCGTGGGCCATCAGAGAAGCTCAAG ATATTCGCCGCAGCAAAAATCATGCTGAAGTACATGGACAGGAGCGCTGATCCTTGCGAGGACTTTTACCAGTTTGCTTGTGGCAATTGGGCGAAACATAATCCTATCCCTAAAGACAAAGCTGCTTACGATACCTTCGAAATGATCAGAGAATCATTGGATTCTGTGTTGAAAGAGCTTCTCGAAGATCCTATACCGAAAGGATTGCAATTGTACACGGATGACGCGACGCTCAAGGCTAAATATTTGTATCGCAGTTGCATGAACTACG AGATCTTGGAGCAACGCATGGAACGGCCGCTTATACAGCTTCTAGATGAACTCGGTGGATGGCCCATATTGAGACCAAATTGGGATCCGGAAAAGTTCGACTGGCTCCTTTTGGTTGCACAATTGAGGCTTTATAATAATGACATTCTCATTTCGGAATGGGTGGCGCCGGACATTAAAAACAGCGACCAGTACGTTATACAG TTCGATCAGACATCATTGGGTCTACCTACGAGAGACTACTTTCTCCAGCCATCGAATACCATTTACTTAAAAGCttacaagaattatttaataaaaatttccactCTCCTGGGCGCATCTTTGCAAAACGCTACTATAGACGCTGACGAATTAATAGAATTCGAAACTAAGCTCGCCAAG ATCACGTCTTCTCCCGACGAGAGAAGAAACGTTTCAGAGTTGTATCAAAGAATGAGCATCGGAGAATTAAGGACACTGGTGCCACAAATTAATTGGCATCGATATTTAACGATCGTTCTGGCACGACCAACGAATGTTTCCGAGCCAGTCGTTGTCTATGCGTTGCAGTATATTCAAGATTTGGTGAATTTGCTCTCGAAAACTAGTCCACG GACTATCGCGAATTATCTTCTATGGCGATTCGTTAGACACAGAGTAAACAACCTGGACGATCGGTTTCAAGAAGCTaagcaaaaattttattatattctgtttGGAAGGGAACAAGCACCGTCCAGATGGAAAAATTGTGTGGCACAAGTGAACTCTAACATGGGCATGGCTGTGGGCTCCATGttcgtgaaaaaatatttcgacgaaaaaagcaaaaacgat ACATTGGCCATGACTCGTGATATACAACGGTCCTTCAGAGAACTTCTAAATCAAACTACCTGGATCGATGACGAAACAAAAGAACTGGCCACCGAGAAAGTAAACGCAATGCTGTTAAGGATCGGCTATCCTGATTTCATTTTACAGCCTGAATTGTTGAACGAACGTTACAAAGAT GTCGTGATCCGTCCAGATAAGTACTTCGAGAATACGTTGAACATCTTGCAACATTTAACCAGGGTAGAACAGGATCGACTTGGTAGCCCTGTCAATAAGACCCTGTGGAACACTGCACCCGCTGTGGTCAATGCTTACTATAGTCGCAGTAAAAATAGGATAA TGTTTCCAGCTGGAATACTACAGCCGCCCTTTTATCACAGATATTTTCCACGGAGTTTAAATTACGGTGGGATCGGCGTTGTGATCGGCCATGAGATCACCCACGGCTTCGACGATAAAGGTCGATTATTCGATAAGGATGGTAATCTACATAGATGGTGGAAAGACGAGGCTATTTATGGCTTTCACGAACGAGCTCAATGCCTTATCG ACCAGTACAGTCACTATATCGTGAGCGAAGTTGGAATGCAGATTGATGGAATGAATACCCAGGGCGAGAATATCGCGGATAACGGCGGTATTAAACAAGCTTTTCGA GCTTACGAAAGATGGTTACGCGCAAACGGTGACGCTGACGAAACTCTGCCAGGTATAAATGCGACTGGAAAGCAATTGTTCTTCCTGAACTTCGCGCAGGTGTGGTGTGGTTCGATGAGACCGGAAGCTACCAGGAATAAGTTGAAGACCGCCGTTCATTCACCTGGCAAGTTTCGCGTAATCGGCACCTTATCGAATTCGGAGGATTTCGCAGAAGTATTTTATTGCCCGCTGGGCGCACCTATGAATCCAGTTAACAAATGCTCCGTTTGGTGA